The Oscillospiraceae bacterium genome has a window encoding:
- a CDS encoding phosphoribosylaminoimidazolecarboxamide formyltransferase, with protein MKELELKYGCNPNQKPSRIFTEEYDLPITILNGRPGYINFLDAFNSWQLVKELKEATGLPAAASFKHVSPAGAAVGLPLSDLEKKINFVEEFELSPMACAYARARGADRMSSYGDFIALSDTCDKETAAIIAKEVSDGIIAPDYTPEALEILKSKRKGGYTVIQIDKDFTPKPIERRDVFGITFEQGRNELKIDENMLTNFVTDAKSFPESAKIDLIIALITLKYTQSNSVCYAKGGQVIGVGAGQQSRIHCTRLAGNKADVWYLRQHEKVLNLKFKPDIRRPDRDNTIDVYISDEYMDVLEDGVWEQFFTEKPPVLTREERLEWLKTQSGVSVGSDAFFPFGDNIERARKSGVEFIAQPGGSIRDDHVIDTCNKYGIAMVFTGNRLFHH; from the coding sequence ATGAAAGAATTAGAATTAAAATACGGTTGTAACCCCAATCAAAAACCCTCCAGAATTTTTACCGAGGAATATGATTTGCCCATTACCATTTTAAACGGCAGACCCGGTTACATTAACTTTTTGGATGCCTTTAACAGCTGGCAGCTGGTAAAAGAATTAAAAGAAGCTACCGGTCTTCCCGCAGCAGCATCTTTTAAACACGTTAGCCCTGCAGGTGCAGCAGTTGGGTTACCCCTTTCCGATTTAGAAAAGAAAATCAACTTTGTGGAAGAATTTGAGCTTTCTCCTATGGCTTGCGCATATGCAAGAGCAAGAGGTGCAGACAGAATGTCTTCCTACGGTGATTTTATCGCTTTATCTGATACCTGTGACAAAGAAACTGCGGCAATCATTGCCAAAGAAGTGTCTGACGGTATCATCGCGCCCGACTATACTCCCGAGGCGCTGGAAATCTTAAAATCCAAAAGAAAAGGCGGCTACACCGTTATCCAGATTGACAAAGATTTCACTCCCAAGCCCATTGAACGTCGTGATGTATTCGGTATCACCTTTGAGCAGGGAAGAAACGAACTGAAAATTGACGAAAATATGTTAACCAATTTTGTGACTGATGCAAAATCTTTCCCTGAAAGTGCAAAAATTGACTTGATTATTGCGTTAATTACCTTAAAGTATACCCAGTCCAACTCCGTTTGCTATGCAAAGGGCGGACAGGTGATCGGCGTTGGCGCAGGTCAGCAGTCCAGAATTCACTGTACCAGACTGGCAGGTAACAAAGCAGACGTTTGGTATTTAAGACAGCACGAAAAAGTGTTGAACTTAAAATTCAAACCCGATATCCGTCGTCCCGACAGAGACAACACCATCGACGTGTATATTTCCGACGAATATATGGACGTGTTGGAAGATGGTGTTTGGGAACAGTTTTTCACTGAAAAACCGCCTGTGTTAACCCGTGAAGAACGCTTAGAATGGCTGAAAACCCAGTCCGGTGTGTCTGTTGGTTCCGATGCATTCTTCCCCTTTGGCGATAACATTGAACGTGCCAGAAAGAGCGGGGTAGAGTTTATTGCTCAGCCCGGCGGTTCCATCCGTGATGACCATGTTATCGACACCTGTAACAAATACGGTATTGCTATGGTATTCACCGGCAACCGTTTATTCCATCACTAA
- the purD gene encoding phosphoribosylamine--glycine ligase → MSEKNKKILVVGGGGREHAIIKCLKRDNPDLNIYCAPGNGGISQLATLVPIKATEIEKLVSYAKEEAFDMVMVAPDDPLVLGLVDELEAAGIRAFGPRKNAAIVEGSKAFSKELMKKYNIPTAKYETFTDADSAISYLKAENTYPAVIKADGLALGKGVIIAQNEEEAVAAINEMMVDKVFGNSGSTVVIEEFLTGPEISVLAFTDGKTVVPMVSAQDHKRAYDNDEGLNTGGMGTFSPSRVYNKDLEEECMKNIFLPTINGLRAEGRPFKGVIYFGLMATKNGVKVIEYNARFGDPETQVVLPRLKTNLLTIFDAIIDEKLDEINIEWYDNACVCVIMASGGYPKAYKTGYEITGMEKAEEKDNIFIYHAGTKAQDGKFLTAGGRVIGVTATGSNLDDAIREAYDAVAKISFTDAHYRKDIGIKKYD, encoded by the coding sequence ATGAGTGAAAAAAATAAAAAAATCTTAGTTGTTGGCGGTGGCGGAAGAGAACACGCCATTATCAAATGCTTAAAACGGGATAACCCCGACCTTAATATCTATTGTGCACCCGGAAACGGCGGTATCTCTCAGTTGGCAACCTTAGTGCCCATCAAGGCAACCGAAATTGAAAAGCTGGTATCTTATGCCAAAGAAGAAGCTTTCGATATGGTTATGGTTGCTCCCGATGACCCGTTGGTATTAGGCTTGGTGGACGAGTTAGAAGCCGCAGGAATCCGTGCTTTCGGTCCCCGCAAAAATGCAGCGATTGTGGAAGGAAGCAAAGCCTTCTCCAAAGAGCTGATGAAAAAATACAATATCCCCACCGCGAAATATGAAACCTTTACCGATGCAGATTCTGCTATCTCTTACTTAAAAGCAGAAAACACCTATCCTGCTGTTATTAAAGCAGACGGTTTAGCATTAGGTAAAGGGGTTATCATTGCCCAGAACGAAGAAGAAGCGGTAGCTGCTATTAATGAAATGATGGTGGATAAAGTGTTCGGAAATTCCGGCTCCACCGTGGTAATTGAAGAATTCTTAACCGGTCCCGAAATTTCCGTGTTGGCGTTTACCGACGGCAAAACCGTGGTGCCCATGGTATCCGCTCAGGACCACAAACGTGCCTACGATAACGACGAAGGCTTAAATACCGGCGGTATGGGCACTTTCTCTCCCAGCCGTGTGTATAACAAAGACTTAGAAGAAGAATGTATGAAAAACATCTTCCTGCCCACCATTAATGGCCTCCGAGCAGAAGGAAGACCTTTTAAAGGGGTTATCTATTTTGGCTTAATGGCAACCAAAAACGGGGTAAAAGTCATTGAATACAATGCCCGTTTCGGTGACCCGGAAACCCAGGTGGTTCTTCCCAGATTAAAAACCAATTTACTCACCATCTTTGATGCTATTATTGATGAAAAATTAGACGAAATCAACATTGAATGGTATGATAACGCTTGTGTATGTGTAATTATGGCATCCGGAGGATACCCCAAAGCATACAAAACCGGCTACGAAATCACCGGTATGGAAAAAGCGGAAGAAAAAGACAATATTTTTATTTATCACGCAGGCACCAAAGCCCAAGACGGCAAATTCTTAACAGCAGGCGGCCGTGTGATTGGTGTTACCGCAACCGGCTCCAATTTGGATGATGCGATCCGTGAAGCATACGATGCCGTAGCGAAAATTTCTTTTACCGATGCACATTATCGAAAAGATATCGGTATCAAAAAGTACGACTAA
- a CDS encoding SAM-dependent methyltransferase translates to MFLNKQTIQKLKLFGSGILSRWEENKDLFLEVSGAYKSGAVTYPFVVAYDGETYCLTFQKEKNKGAFSDLFGSLLETANLYDELELIYADRTGRLILRADAKNVTTKSDNKVVEVAKNEEKHLISPKAANKLLSVLDFVTEQGKLKNTHVRKFTQAEHFIELLVPYIQKLPTDREIMVYDLACGKSYLSFFLNFYLCDVLKRRCRIIGVDIREDVVEASKKIRDELKYYNMDFYCADILEFEPPTRIDLAISLHACDVATDFAIAAAVNNGAQVCAIAPCCHKEFLSTIGNDEMPYLFENGIFKKRFSDLLTDIYRVKTLEEYGYNVMATEFVSPLETPKNLLILAEKTNNVSKTEATGKIKKAFGVDPILEKLIF, encoded by the coding sequence ATTTTTTTGAATAAACAAACCATACAAAAATTAAAATTATTTGGCAGCGGAATCCTTTCTCGTTGGGAAGAAAACAAAGATTTGTTTTTAGAAGTGAGCGGGGCTTATAAATCAGGCGCCGTAACCTATCCCTTTGTTGTGGCATACGATGGAGAAACCTATTGTTTAACATTCCAGAAAGAGAAAAACAAAGGTGCTTTTTCGGATTTGTTTGGCAGTCTTTTGGAAACTGCCAACTTATATGACGAGCTGGAGCTTATCTATGCTGACCGCACAGGGAGACTCATTCTTCGTGCCGATGCCAAAAATGTAACCACCAAAAGCGACAACAAGGTGGTTGAGGTAGCAAAGAACGAAGAAAAGCATCTCATTTCTCCCAAAGCGGCAAACAAGCTGTTAAGTGTGTTGGATTTTGTGACCGAGCAGGGAAAATTAAAAAATACCCACGTGAGAAAGTTCACCCAGGCGGAGCATTTCATTGAGCTTTTGGTTCCTTATATCCAAAAATTACCCACCGACCGTGAAATCATGGTGTATGATCTGGCTTGCGGAAAATCTTATCTGTCCTTCTTTTTAAATTTCTATCTTTGTGATGTGTTAAAAAGAAGATGTCGCATCATCGGGGTGGATATCAGAGAAGACGTGGTGGAGGCATCCAAAAAAATCCGTGACGAATTAAAATACTATAATATGGATTTTTACTGTGCCGACATTTTAGAATTTGAGCCACCTACCCGAATTGATTTGGCTATTTCTTTGCACGCTTGTGATGTGGCAACCGATTTTGCCATTGCGGCTGCTGTGAATAATGGGGCGCAAGTTTGTGCCATCGCACCTTGTTGCCACAAGGAATTCTTGTCCACCATCGGTAACGATGAAATGCCTTATTTATTTGAAAACGGCATTTTTAAAAAGCGTTTTTCCGATTTACTAACCGACATCTACAGAGTGAAAACTTTGGAAGAATACGGTTACAATGTGATGGCAACCGAGTTTGTGTCTCCGTTGGAAACGCCAAAGAATCTTTTGATTTTAGCGGAAAAAACCAACAATGTTTCTAAAACAGAAGCGACCGGAAAAATCAAAAAAGCATTCGGCGTTGATCCCATTTTAGAAAAACTTATTTTTTAG
- a CDS encoding amidohydrolase, with translation MKIIDCHCHIYPQKIADKAVKAIGDFYDIHMNCQGTCEDLLSEWKQYGVDKMLIHSTATRPDQVAAINQFLLGELSKNTDFIGFGTLHPDYEDNEGEIEKLVASGVKGIKFHPDFGKIDILSPQMYHIYEMMSGKLAIMFHVGDYRYDFSHPTKIKQILRDFPNLTVIGAHLGGYSTWEDSMDILCGDNIYFDTSSTLEFISPELAVKILKKHDMDKILFGTDYPMWHIKKEIENIERLPLSDDEKEKIFYQNAEKLLGITK, from the coding sequence ATGAAAATCATTGACTGTCATTGTCATATTTATCCCCAGAAAATTGCCGATAAGGCAGTAAAAGCCATTGGCGATTTTTACGATATCCATATGAATTGCCAAGGTACCTGTGAAGATTTACTGTCTGAGTGGAAGCAATACGGTGTGGATAAAATGCTCATTCATTCCACCGCAACCCGTCCCGATCAGGTGGCTGCCATTAACCAGTTTTTGTTGGGTGAATTATCAAAAAACACTGATTTTATCGGGTTCGGAACTTTGCACCCTGATTACGAGGATAATGAAGGGGAAATTGAAAAGCTGGTTGCAAGCGGAGTAAAAGGCATCAAATTTCATCCCGATTTTGGAAAAATTGATATCTTATCTCCCCAGATGTATCACATTTATGAAATGATGTCGGGAAAATTAGCCATTATGTTTCACGTGGGAGACTACCGTTACGATTTTTCCCATCCCACCAAGATTAAGCAGATTTTGCGGGATTTTCCCAACCTTACGGTAATCGGTGCTCACTTAGGTGGTTATTCCACCTGGGAGGATTCCATGGATATTTTATGCGGAGACAACATTTATTTTGATACTTCCTCCACCTTGGAATTTATCTCTCCCGAGTTGGCTGTGAAAATTCTAAAAAAACATGATATGGACAAAATTTTGTTCGGTACCGATTATCCTATGTGGCATATCAAAAAGGAAATTGAAAATATTGAAAGATTACCCTTATCTGATGACGAAAAGGAAAAGATTTTCTATCAGAACGCGGAAAAACTGTTAGGAATAACCAAATAA
- the yabP gene encoding sporulation protein YabP: MFIMATEKNVIQNIILENREKLSVSGVLDILTFDEEEITLDTQLGILTVKGSELKVEKLSLDTGEIVAKGNFDNFNYHRDSSPKRESLLKSIFR; this comes from the coding sequence ATGTTCATAATGGCAACCGAAAAAAATGTGATTCAGAATATTATTTTGGAAAACAGAGAAAAGCTGTCTGTGTCCGGAGTACTTGATATTCTTACATTTGATGAAGAAGAAATCACGCTGGATACACAACTTGGAATCCTCACGGTAAAGGGAAGCGAGTTGAAAGTGGAAAAACTGTCCCTGGATACAGGAGAAATCGTAGCCAAAGGCAATTTTGACAATTTCAACTATCATCGGGATTCTTCCCCGAAACGGGAAAGCTTATTAAAAAGTATTTTTCGTTAA
- a CDS encoding DUF1858 domain-containing protein, translated as MQKITKDMIIADVLKVDVELAPFFFSIGMHCLGCPSAAGETIEEACMVHNTDCDALIEKMNNFLEIKANSQNQ; from the coding sequence ATGCAGAAAATTACCAAAGATATGATTATTGCAGATGTGCTGAAAGTGGATGTGGAACTGGCTCCCTTCTTCTTCTCTATCGGAATGCATTGTTTAGGTTGCCCTTCCGCAGCAGGAGAAACCATTGAGGAAGCGTGTATGGTCCACAACACCGATTGTGATGCATTGATTGAAAAAATGAATAACTTTTTGGAAATTAAAGCAAACAGCCAGAATCAGTAA